In a genomic window of Syntrophales bacterium:
- a CDS encoding prenyltransferase, with translation MLETVKKYFIATRPWSFTMSLISVSVGTLLAAEEGSISWIWFALTAVGITTFHAAANLINDYCDTRYGVDQEDSPTAKYRPQPLISGMLTPRQLLAETAVMLAITITIGTVAAFFRSWHVLWIGIIGVLTCVFYTAGPVKFKYRALGEFAVFMMWGPLMIEGAYAVQRGGLSSKALLISIPFGVLVALVLFANNMRDIAYDARQNVKTISIMLGSRRSYLLFAGMIVLSYAYVLGMIATGVMSFWGLLIFLSVPKAVSLLKTFREKIPDMADALTAQFDTVFGILLLLAILLDTRAVI, from the coding sequence ATGCTGGAGACCGTAAAGAAATACTTCATTGCCACCCGCCCCTGGTCGTTCACGATGTCTCTCATTTCCGTATCGGTGGGAACGCTGCTCGCCGCGGAGGAGGGATCGATATCCTGGATCTGGTTCGCCCTGACGGCCGTCGGCATCACGACCTTCCACGCCGCGGCCAATCTTATCAACGATTATTGCGACACCCGCTACGGCGTCGACCAGGAGGACTCACCGACGGCGAAATACCGCCCCCAGCCGCTGATCTCGGGAATGCTGACCCCCCGGCAACTCCTTGCGGAGACCGCCGTCATGCTGGCCATCACCATCACCATTGGAACGGTGGCGGCTTTCTTCCGCTCCTGGCACGTCCTCTGGATCGGGATCATCGGGGTCCTGACCTGCGTTTTCTACACGGCGGGGCCCGTCAAGTTCAAATACCGCGCCCTCGGCGAATTCGCCGTCTTCATGATGTGGGGCCCCCTCATGATCGAAGGGGCATATGCCGTACAGCGCGGGGGACTTTCCAGCAAGGCTCTGCTCATTTCCATTCCCTTCGGCGTCCTTGTCGCCCTCGTCCTCTTCGCCAACAACATGCGGGACATTGCCTATGACGCCCGCCAGAACGTCAAGACCATCAGCATCATGCTGGGCAGCCGCAGGAGCTACCTCCTCTTCGCGGGGATGATCGTTCTCTCCTATGCGTACGTGCTCGGAATGATTGCAACGGGCGTCATGAGCTTCTGGGGACTCCTCATCTTTCTCTCCGTTCCCAAGGCGGTGAGCCTTCTGAAGACCTTCCGGGAGAAGATCCCCGACATGGCCGACGCCCTGACGGCACAGTTCGATACCGTCTTTGGGATACTCCTCCTGCTGGCGATCCTGCTGGACACCAGGGCGGTCATTTGA
- a CDS encoding iron-containing alcohol dehydrogenase, translated as MTESFAFLSPIKINAGRKALEHLPFELDGMNAGKPLILTDPEGIRAGLDRIVEEAFGESGLVLGFYGGVPPDPDPALIRDLAGLYLGRGFDALVAVGSGSVMNTAKILNIAVSGRPEDLEAFAGEDRIPRRLRPFVAVPRSGGTGYEASQHAVLGDRKYLSRRLMPDLVVIDPRMLAPGNRASLVEGALAAWAHAVEAYFTAPENPLVEAYAGGALALLREALVPGIRGTADENERVALANAAVCAACAFSNAPLGPAHVLGEAIASAADISAGAAMGLLLPSVAARLAGRDGRDLSRLLLPLAGMDRFSETAEAERSAAVPPLLGRMLEDILAAAGRIVPRNLEEAGLPRERMADLAGGAASGEGSWMVEDSMAVLEEAWNGKRAA; from the coding sequence ATGACCGAATCCTTTGCCTTCCTGAGCCCCATCAAAATCAACGCGGGACGGAAAGCCCTGGAGCACCTCCCCTTCGAACTGGACGGGATGAACGCGGGGAAACCCCTGATCCTGACGGATCCGGAGGGAATCCGTGCCGGTCTGGACCGGATCGTCGAGGAAGCCTTCGGCGAGTCGGGCCTGGTCCTGGGATTCTACGGCGGAGTTCCTCCGGACCCGGATCCCGCCCTGATCCGCGATCTGGCCGGCCTGTACCTGGGACGGGGGTTCGACGCCCTTGTGGCCGTCGGGTCCGGTTCCGTCATGAACACCGCCAAAATCCTGAACATCGCCGTTTCCGGCAGACCCGAAGACCTGGAAGCCTTTGCCGGGGAGGACCGGATACCGCGAAGGCTTCGTCCCTTCGTCGCCGTTCCCCGTTCCGGGGGGACCGGCTACGAGGCGTCGCAGCATGCCGTTCTCGGGGACAGGAAGTACTTGTCCCGCCGCCTGATGCCGGACCTGGTCGTCATCGACCCCCGGATGCTCGCACCCGGAAATCGCGCCTCCCTGGTGGAAGGCGCCCTCGCGGCCTGGGCGCATGCCGTCGAAGCATACTTCACCGCCCCGGAAAATCCCCTGGTGGAAGCGTATGCCGGAGGGGCGCTGGCCCTTCTTCGCGAAGCCCTGGTTCCGGGAATCCGTGGAACGGCGGACGAAAACGAACGGGTCGCCCTGGCGAATGCCGCCGTGTGTGCCGCCTGCGCCTTCTCCAATGCCCCCCTCGGGCCGGCCCACGTCCTGGGAGAGGCCATCGCGAGCGCGGCGGATATCTCCGCGGGGGCCGCCATGGGGCTTCTCCTGCCTTCCGTTGCCGCCCGCCTCGCGGGCCGGGATGGCCGGGACCTTTCCCGTCTTCTTCTTCCCTTGGCCGGGATGGACCGGTTTTCAGAAACGGCGGAGGCGGAGCGCAGCGCAGCGGTTCCCCCCCTTCTCGGCCGCATGCTGGAGGACATTCTGGCGGCCGCGGGGCGAATCGTCCCGCGGAACCTGGAGGAGGCGGGCCTGCCGCGGGAGCGCATGGCGGATCTGGCAGGCGGTGCCGCGAGCGGAGAGGGATCATGGATGGTGGAGGACTCGATGGCGGTCCTCGAAGAGGCCTGGAACGGGAAAAGAGCCGCCTGA
- a CDS encoding aldehyde ferredoxin oxidoreductase family protein: MNKGYMGKILMVDLSRGEVAEEIIPDNIYENYLSGIGLGAYILYNRIPAGADPLGPDNILGFVTGLLTGTGSFFSGRWMVVGKSPLTGCWGDANCGGNLSPAIKRCGYDGIFFRGISEKPVYLYVDSGRAEIRDASSLWGRDAIETEETLLREGGKGARVACIGPAGENRSLIAGICNDKGRLAARSGLGAVMGSKRLKALVVNGKRRIHPFNRHEMKRVSQACNRWVQFQPPLFSGPALSHVGALMRILPTQMAQDGLLYKFFLKKWGTVSMNQVSIEMGDSPIKNWKGTNEDFGRSRSLAINPDAITSREFVKYHCYSCPLGCGGKCSLPGQKGGETHKPEYETVLALGGLCMNEDADSIFHMNEMLNRAGMDTISAGGTVAFALECYEKGVLTKEDTGGLELTWGNAPAILALVDKMIRREGIGDVLADGTKVASRRIGKGSEAYAMHVGGQEPAMHDGRNDPGFNVHYAVEATPGRHTIGAQLYYEMFQLWKEVKGIPRAKPLYSKDRKYLADHEKAVMAAACSKYMNVANGAGLCMFGLLMGVTRTPLFAWLNAATGWRKTPGQYLDIGSRIQTLKQAFNIKQGVDPRSIRVADRMLGKPALPAGANKGRTTELETIRGQYWDQFGWDPETGVPDPEALERLGIKIPETGTGR; the protein is encoded by the coding sequence ATGAACAAGGGCTACATGGGAAAGATCCTGATGGTGGACCTGTCCAGGGGCGAAGTCGCCGAGGAGATCATCCCGGACAACATCTACGAGAATTACCTCTCCGGCATCGGCCTCGGGGCCTATATCCTCTACAACCGGATCCCCGCGGGAGCCGATCCCCTGGGACCCGACAATATCCTCGGCTTCGTCACGGGTCTGTTGACGGGTACGGGAAGCTTCTTCTCGGGCCGGTGGATGGTGGTGGGCAAGTCACCCCTGACGGGATGCTGGGGGGATGCGAACTGCGGCGGAAACCTGTCGCCGGCCATCAAGCGCTGCGGATACGACGGGATCTTCTTCCGGGGCATCAGCGAAAAACCCGTCTACCTGTACGTCGATTCCGGCCGGGCCGAGATTCGGGATGCCTCTTCCCTCTGGGGCCGGGATGCCATAGAGACGGAGGAGACGCTGCTCCGGGAGGGCGGAAAGGGAGCCCGGGTGGCCTGCATCGGGCCGGCGGGCGAGAACCGTTCCCTCATTGCCGGGATCTGCAACGACAAGGGGCGCCTGGCCGCCCGGTCGGGCCTGGGGGCCGTGATGGGCTCCAAGCGCCTGAAGGCGCTGGTGGTGAACGGAAAGCGGCGCATCCATCCCTTCAACCGCCACGAGATGAAGCGTGTCAGCCAGGCCTGCAACCGCTGGGTCCAGTTCCAGCCGCCCCTCTTTTCGGGGCCCGCCCTTTCCCATGTGGGAGCCCTGATGAGGATCCTCCCGACGCAGATGGCCCAGGACGGCCTGCTCTACAAGTTCTTCCTCAAGAAGTGGGGAACCGTCAGCATGAACCAGGTGTCCATCGAGATGGGGGATTCGCCTATCAAGAACTGGAAAGGGACGAACGAGGACTTCGGGCGCAGCCGCTCTCTCGCCATCAATCCGGATGCCATCACGAGCCGGGAATTTGTGAAGTATCACTGCTATTCCTGTCCCCTCGGGTGCGGGGGGAAATGCTCCCTGCCGGGACAGAAGGGCGGGGAGACCCACAAGCCGGAATACGAAACGGTCCTCGCCCTGGGCGGTCTTTGCATGAACGAGGACGCCGACAGCATCTTCCACATGAACGAGATGCTCAATCGCGCCGGGATGGATACGATCTCCGCGGGGGGAACCGTGGCCTTTGCCCTGGAGTGCTATGAAAAAGGGGTCCTCACGAAGGAGGACACCGGCGGCCTGGAGCTCACCTGGGGGAACGCCCCGGCCATCCTCGCCCTCGTGGACAAAATGATCCGGCGCGAGGGAATCGGCGACGTCCTCGCGGACGGCACGAAAGTCGCGTCCCGAAGGATCGGGAAGGGCTCCGAGGCGTATGCAATGCACGTCGGCGGCCAGGAGCCGGCCATGCACGACGGCCGAAACGACCCGGGGTTCAACGTCCATTATGCCGTGGAGGCGACGCCGGGACGCCACACCATCGGTGCCCAACTTTATTACGAAATGTTCCAGCTCTGGAAGGAGGTCAAGGGAATCCCCAGGGCGAAGCCCCTCTATTCGAAGGACAGGAAATACCTGGCCGACCACGAGAAGGCGGTCATGGCGGCCGCGTGCAGCAAGTACATGAACGTGGCCAACGGGGCGGGACTCTGTATGTTCGGCCTGCTCATGGGAGTGACCCGGACCCCCCTGTTTGCGTGGCTCAACGCCGCGACGGGGTGGCGGAAGACACCCGGGCAGTATCTGGACATCGGCTCGCGCATCCAGACCCTCAAGCAGGCCTTCAACATCAAGCAGGGCGTGGACCCGCGCTCCATCAGGGTCGCCGACCGCATGCTGGGAAAGCCGGCCCTTCCCGCGGGAGCGAACAAGGGCCGGACTACGGAATTGGAGACAATAAGGGGCCAATACTGGGACCAGTTCGGCTGGGATCCCGAGACGGGAGTGCCCGATCCCGAAGCGCTGGAGCGCCTGGGAATCAAGATTCCGGAAACCGGAACAGGAAGGTAG
- a CDS encoding cyclase family protein — protein MTRKRFVDLSIAIESGLPSDPPMMIPKIDYIDHAMGAPSMLDFFPGIRQDQLPGGVGWAVEFVHLATHSGTHLDAPYHYHPTQDKGKPAMTIDEIPLEWCMSDGVLLDFRHKGDGERITAGDVQKELDRIRYEIKPLDIVLVQTGAEAAWGKAEYLLKGAGMDRESTLFLTEKGVRVVGIDAWSWDRPLPFLAKEFQEKGDPRVVWEAHFAGIEIGYCHMEKMANLSAIGRPHGFTVCCFPVKIKGASAGWCRPVAIIED, from the coding sequence ATGACCAGAAAGCGTTTCGTCGACCTGAGCATCGCCATCGAGTCCGGCCTTCCGTCGGACCCGCCCATGATGATCCCGAAGATCGACTACATCGATCATGCCATGGGCGCCCCCAGCATGCTCGATTTCTTCCCGGGAATCCGGCAGGACCAGCTCCCGGGCGGTGTCGGCTGGGCCGTCGAATTCGTCCATCTCGCCACCCACAGCGGAACCCACCTGGATGCGCCGTACCACTACCACCCCACCCAGGACAAGGGGAAGCCAGCCATGACCATCGACGAGATCCCCCTCGAGTGGTGCATGAGCGACGGGGTCCTGCTGGACTTCCGGCACAAGGGAGACGGTGAGCGCATCACCGCCGGGGATGTTCAGAAGGAGTTGGACAGAATCCGCTACGAGATCAAGCCGCTGGACATCGTACTCGTCCAGACGGGGGCGGAAGCGGCCTGGGGAAAGGCCGAGTATCTGCTCAAGGGGGCGGGCATGGACCGGGAAAGCACCCTCTTCCTGACGGAAAAGGGCGTGCGCGTGGTGGGCATCGACGCCTGGAGCTGGGACAGGCCCCTGCCGTTTCTGGCCAAGGAATTCCAGGAGAAGGGGGATCCCCGGGTCGTCTGGGAGGCCCACTTCGCCGGCATTGAAATCGGCTACTGCCACATGGAGAAGATGGCCAACCTCTCCGCCATCGGTCGCCCCCACGGGTTCACCGTCTGCTGCTTCCCCGTCAAGATCAAGGGGGCATCCGCCGGATGGTGCCGGCCGGTGGCCATCATCGAGGATTGA
- a CDS encoding methyl-accepting chemotaxis protein yields MKKTMSLNFKLVTGGILVVLIPLLVVGVFSAWKSSEALSDIAENQAEIVAKNVAGIVNMALAEEMKLIAGLAVDPAVMEAASGKTDGATQRLTAMMKKIGHDYEGLFVSDASGVGRADGIGGGYVGLNVSDRDYFAAAKAGKVNVGSVIKSKKSGSPVAVVAAPVLGSGGEFRGMVAAVLKIDFLVEKIVAVKVGKSGYPFMTDKAGLVIAHPKKEFILELDLSKQAGMEQIMKRMLAHETGSERYVFQGTPKIAGFAPVELTGWGVGFTQDQKEFLAPAHTIRNFILIIAVGFLALTVVGVLFFARSISRPITHSADQLGEAAQQVSAAAGEVSASSQSLAEGASEQAAALEETSSSLEEMSSMTKQNAGNASQADALMKQANTVVKKANDSMEHLTSSMREITAASEETSKIIKTIDEIAFQTNLLALNAAVEAARAGEAGAGFAVVAEEVRNLAMRAAEAAKNTSGLIEGTVKKIREGSDLVGKTSEAFSEVAVNSAKVGELVGEIAAASSEQAQGIDQINKAVAEMDKVTQQTAANAEESASASEEMNAQAEQMKQVSMELLTVIGGSSSDGRAEIQLSQGPARKLRLPTLKRPPAAGKTPGKGMKPKDIIPLDDGEFKDF; encoded by the coding sequence ATGAAGAAGACCATGTCCCTGAATTTCAAGCTGGTGACGGGCGGCATTCTGGTCGTCCTGATCCCCCTGCTCGTGGTCGGCGTCTTCAGCGCCTGGAAATCGTCCGAAGCGCTGTCCGACATTGCCGAAAACCAGGCCGAAATCGTGGCGAAAAACGTGGCCGGAATCGTCAACATGGCCCTGGCGGAAGAGATGAAGCTCATCGCGGGGCTCGCCGTCGATCCGGCCGTCATGGAGGCGGCGTCCGGAAAGACCGACGGGGCAACCCAACGATTGACAGCCATGATGAAGAAGATCGGCCATGACTACGAAGGCCTCTTCGTCAGCGACGCCTCCGGCGTCGGCCGCGCCGACGGCATCGGTGGCGGTTACGTGGGCCTCAACGTCAGTGACCGGGACTACTTCGCCGCGGCCAAGGCCGGGAAGGTAAACGTCGGATCGGTCATCAAGTCCAAGAAGTCGGGAAGCCCCGTGGCGGTCGTCGCCGCTCCCGTCCTGGGAAGCGGAGGCGAGTTCCGGGGAATGGTAGCCGCAGTCCTGAAAATCGATTTCCTCGTCGAGAAGATCGTGGCCGTGAAGGTCGGCAAATCAGGCTACCCCTTCATGACCGACAAGGCCGGGCTTGTCATCGCCCACCCAAAGAAAGAGTTCATCCTGGAGCTGGACCTGAGCAAGCAGGCGGGGATGGAGCAGATAATGAAGAGGATGCTGGCGCATGAGACCGGATCGGAACGCTATGTGTTCCAGGGCACACCCAAGATCGCCGGCTTCGCCCCTGTGGAGCTCACCGGCTGGGGCGTCGGCTTCACCCAGGATCAGAAGGAATTTCTTGCTCCCGCTCACACGATCCGGAACTTCATCCTCATCATCGCCGTCGGCTTCCTGGCCCTGACCGTCGTGGGCGTCCTCTTCTTCGCCCGCAGCATCAGCCGTCCCATCACACACTCTGCCGACCAGTTGGGCGAGGCGGCGCAGCAGGTTTCCGCAGCGGCGGGTGAGGTCTCCGCCTCCAGCCAGTCCCTGGCGGAGGGAGCCTCCGAGCAGGCGGCGGCCCTGGAAGAGACCTCCTCCTCCCTGGAAGAGATGTCCTCCATGACGAAACAGAACGCCGGCAACGCCTCCCAGGCGGACGCCCTCATGAAGCAGGCCAACACCGTCGTGAAGAAGGCCAACGACTCCATGGAGCACCTGACCAGCTCCATGCGGGAGATCACCGCGGCGAGCGAGGAGACATCCAAGATCATCAAGACGATCGACGAGATCGCCTTCCAGACCAACCTCCTGGCCCTGAACGCGGCCGTGGAGGCGGCGCGGGCCGGGGAGGCCGGGGCGGGATTTGCCGTCGTGGCGGAAGAGGTCCGGAACCTGGCCATGCGGGCCGCCGAGGCCGCGAAGAACACTTCGGGCCTGATCGAGGGCACCGTCAAGAAGATCCGGGAAGGGTCCGATCTGGTGGGGAAAACAAGCGAGGCCTTCAGCGAGGTTGCCGTAAACTCCGCCAAGGTCGGGGAGCTGGTCGGGGAGATCGCCGCCGCCTCCAGCGAGCAGGCCCAGGGCATCGACCAGATCAACAAGGCCGTCGCGGAGATGGACAAGGTCACCCAGCAGACGGCGGCGAACGCCGAGGAATCGGCCTCCGCCTCGGAAGAGATGAACGCCCAGGCCGAGCAGATGAAGCAGGTGTCCATGGAGCTCTTGACCGTCATCGGCGGCAGCAGCTCCGACGGGCGCGCCGAAATCCAGCTTTCGCAAGGCCCTGCGCGGAAGCTCCGCCTTCCCACCCTGAAGCGTCCCCCCGCGGCCGGCAAGACCCCGGGAAAAGGGATGAAACCCAAGGACATCATTCCCCTGGATGACGGCGAGTTCAAGGATTTCTGA
- a CDS encoding 4Fe-4S binding protein: protein MAYRITTECNGCTACVRLCPTGAITGERKVLHVINPSLCIECGACGRICPQEAVQDAFGIACRRIPKLSLWPKPVVDGKTCVSCRICIEGCPASCLAGRTDGSGKHEIAYLAEPKACISCGFCETDCPVEAIRLVVPEQQAIDVKPG from the coding sequence ATGGCATACCGGATCACGACCGAATGCAACGGCTGCACGGCCTGCGTTCGCCTCTGCCCGACGGGGGCCATCACGGGCGAGAGAAAGGTCCTTCACGTTATCAACCCGTCCCTGTGCATCGAGTGCGGCGCCTGCGGGCGCATCTGCCCCCAGGAAGCGGTGCAGGACGCCTTCGGGATCGCCTGCCGGAGAATCCCGAAGCTGTCCCTGTGGCCGAAACCGGTGGTGGACGGGAAAACCTGCGTGTCCTGCCGGATCTGCATTGAAGGCTGTCCGGCATCCTGTCTGGCCGGCCGGACGGACGGCAGCGGGAAACACGAGATCGCCTATCTGGCGGAGCCGAAGGCCTGCATCTCCTGCGGCTTCTGCGAAACCGACTGCCCCGTGGAAGCCATCCGCCTGGTTGTGCCGGAGCAGCAGGCCATCGATGTGAAACCAGGCTGA
- a CDS encoding OFA family MFS transporter, translating into MSNENLEGKRWWIAIAAIVMQLCLGTVYAWSVFKKPLMNTHGWGETETQVTFMICIGVIGLAAAFGGTLVDKKGPKFVATLGGVLFGIGTLMAGLADSIGSIWLLYLGFGLIGGLGNGFGYVTPIATLIRWFPDKRGLVTGLAVMGFGAGAFFMGKIAPDMVISMGVANTFYIWGVIFLIAVTGAAQFYKNPPAGWLPAGFKPAAAGGVSAADSYKFDEAVKTRQWWMLWAMLFLNVSAGLGLISQLSPMAQDVVKASNPGIPAAALAVAGGTILAVASIFNGLGRLLWAWLSDAIGRKNVFMTMFVTQAVLYIVLPGISSQLLFTVIACYLLACYGGGFATMPAFAADSFGPSYIGKVYGMMLTAWGAAGVVGPLVFAQMKGIALYVAAGLLIVGFVLALLYSRPERKTA; encoded by the coding sequence ATGAGTAACGAAAACCTGGAAGGAAAACGTTGGTGGATCGCCATTGCGGCGATCGTAATGCAGTTGTGCCTGGGAACGGTGTATGCGTGGTCCGTTTTCAAGAAACCCCTGATGAACACCCACGGCTGGGGGGAGACGGAAACGCAGGTCACCTTCATGATCTGTATAGGCGTGATTGGTCTGGCCGCGGCGTTCGGTGGAACCCTAGTGGATAAGAAAGGCCCCAAGTTCGTGGCCACCCTGGGAGGCGTGCTCTTCGGCATCGGGACACTCATGGCGGGGCTGGCCGACTCGATCGGCAGCATCTGGCTCCTGTACCTGGGCTTCGGCCTCATCGGCGGTCTGGGGAACGGCTTCGGCTACGTAACGCCCATCGCCACTCTGATCCGGTGGTTTCCCGACAAGCGGGGGCTCGTGACGGGACTCGCCGTCATGGGATTCGGCGCCGGCGCCTTCTTCATGGGCAAGATCGCCCCGGACATGGTCATCTCCATGGGCGTGGCCAACACGTTCTACATCTGGGGCGTCATCTTCCTGATCGCCGTAACCGGTGCCGCACAGTTCTACAAGAACCCCCCGGCGGGCTGGCTGCCGGCGGGCTTCAAGCCGGCCGCAGCCGGCGGCGTCTCGGCGGCGGATTCCTACAAGTTTGACGAAGCGGTCAAGACCCGCCAGTGGTGGATGCTCTGGGCGATGCTGTTCCTGAACGTCTCCGCCGGCCTGGGCCTCATCTCCCAACTCTCGCCCATGGCCCAGGACGTGGTGAAGGCATCGAATCCCGGGATCCCGGCTGCCGCCCTCGCCGTGGCGGGCGGAACGATCCTGGCCGTCGCCTCCATCTTCAACGGCCTCGGCCGGCTTCTCTGGGCCTGGCTCTCCGACGCCATCGGCCGGAAAAACGTCTTCATGACCATGTTCGTCACCCAGGCGGTCCTGTACATCGTCCTTCCGGGCATCTCGAGCCAGCTTCTCTTCACGGTCATCGCCTGTTATCTCCTGGCCTGCTACGGCGGCGGGTTCGCCACCATGCCGGCCTTCGCCGCGGATTCCTTCGGCCCCAGCTACATCGGCAAGGTCTACGGGATGATGCTGACCGCCTGGGGCGCCGCGGGAGTCGTCGGCCCCCTGGTGTTCGCCCAGATGAAGGGAATCGCCCTGTACGTGGCGGCGGGGCTCCTCATCGTCGGGTTCGTCCTGGCCCTGCTCTACAGCAGGCCTGAACGGAAAACCGCCTGA
- a CDS encoding iron-containing alcohol dehydrogenase translates to MNVPGYYEFCCRVNVLSGHDALEKIPAVLAGLGAGRPFIVTDRGVAGAGLLDLVTNAVRGGVEIGAVNDEVPPDSDVKVVNRLAGLFRASGCDCIVAIGGGSVMDTAKGVNILVSENSDNLLAFCGANALKRPLKPFLAIPTTAGTGSEVTQAAVIKDHEKSLKLAFASYFLLPDAAVLDSRMTLTLPPALTASTGMDALTHAMEAYFCLAKNPLSDTHALAAIDLIGRHLLAVVRNPGDREGRLALANAATLAGIAFSNSMVGLVHNLGHATGSACGVPHGACMAMFLPYGLEYNLHKREAVIAELLLPLAGPEAYAATPPAGRAQKVIDLVRQMNQDLHDATGGRHFRFLKEVVDRDGKPMVPREKLPAIVEAARRDGAVFYNPEEMDARDMLMILEAAWEGRPLDRSRIRKG, encoded by the coding sequence ATGAACGTGCCTGGCTATTACGAATTCTGCTGCCGCGTGAACGTCCTGTCCGGCCACGACGCGCTGGAAAAGATCCCCGCCGTCCTGGCCGGGCTTGGGGCCGGCCGGCCCTTCATCGTCACGGATCGGGGGGTGGCCGGGGCGGGGCTCCTGGATCTGGTGACGAACGCCGTCCGGGGCGGCGTCGAGATCGGGGCGGTGAACGACGAAGTCCCGCCGGATTCGGACGTGAAGGTCGTCAACCGCCTGGCCGGACTGTTCCGGGCGAGCGGCTGCGACTGCATCGTTGCCATTGGCGGCGGGTCCGTCATGGACACGGCGAAGGGCGTCAACATCCTGGTCTCCGAGAATTCCGACAACCTCCTGGCGTTTTGTGGCGCCAACGCCCTGAAGCGCCCGCTGAAGCCCTTCCTCGCCATTCCAACCACCGCCGGTACGGGCTCCGAAGTGACCCAGGCGGCGGTGATCAAGGACCATGAGAAGTCCCTGAAGCTGGCCTTTGCCAGCTATTTTCTTCTCCCGGACGCGGCCGTTCTGGACTCCCGCATGACCCTCACGCTGCCTCCCGCCCTGACCGCCTCGACGGGCATGGACGCCTTGACCCACGCCATGGAGGCCTATTTCTGCCTCGCCAAGAATCCCCTGAGCGACACCCACGCCCTGGCCGCCATCGACCTGATCGGCCGGCACCTCCTCGCCGTGGTCCGGAATCCGGGTGACCGGGAGGGGAGGCTGGCCCTCGCCAATGCGGCGACCCTGGCCGGGATCGCCTTCTCCAATTCCATGGTCGGTCTCGTCCACAATCTCGGCCATGCCACGGGCTCCGCCTGCGGGGTTCCCCACGGGGCCTGCATGGCCATGTTTCTTCCTTACGGGCTGGAATACAACCTCCACAAGCGGGAGGCCGTCATCGCCGAGCTGCTCCTGCCCCTGGCCGGTCCGGAGGCTTACGCCGCCACACCGCCGGCCGGACGGGCGCAGAAGGTGATCGACCTTGTCCGGCAGATGAACCAGGATCTTCACGACGCCACGGGAGGGCGGCATTTCCGCTTCCTCAAGGAAGTCGTGGATCGTGACGGGAAGCCCATGGTCCCGCGCGAGAAGCTTCCGGCCATCGTGGAGGCGGCCCGGCGTGACGGGGCCGTCTTCTACAATCCCGAGGAGATGGACGCCAGAGACATGTTGATGATCCTGGAAGCGGCCTGGGAGGGCCGGCCCCTGGACCGGAGCCGCATCAGGAAAGGGTAA
- a CDS encoding C39 family peptidase: MLLPSFAEAGDIYRYTAPDGSVLFTNMPMAPAQAERIFHDPPAPSSGLASSSNPRSAASVQDAGSSSDRAKASAATSHLITPFPLVKQKGPWCVAASAEMVLKYYGFPGRQDDIAFGVYENRNTGTTLATICRYINRIAGLRAWLRERTGFEVVKRCIDSNVPVMVPLKEPGQSEGHLVVVIGYDDSRQVMTLAEPATGLAVQVPYRSFLKVWTGASVTVTPTRL, from the coding sequence ATGCTTCTGCCGTCATTCGCGGAGGCAGGGGATATCTATCGCTACACCGCCCCGGACGGGAGCGTTCTCTTCACCAACATGCCCATGGCACCGGCCCAGGCCGAGCGGATCTTCCATGACCCGCCGGCGCCTTCCTCCGGGCTGGCCTCGTCGTCGAATCCCCGTTCCGCCGCATCCGTGCAGGATGCCGGCTCGTCGTCGGACAGGGCGAAAGCATCTGCCGCAACCTCCCATCTCATCACCCCTTTCCCCCTGGTGAAGCAGAAGGGACCCTGGTGTGTGGCTGCCAGCGCCGAGATGGTCCTGAAATACTACGGTTTCCCCGGACGACAGGACGATATCGCCTTCGGGGTTTACGAAAACCGGAATACCGGTACCACCCTGGCGACGATCTGCCGCTACATCAATCGCATCGCCGGGCTTCGGGCCTGGCTCCGGGAGCGGACCGGCTTTGAAGTCGTCAAGCGCTGCATCGATTCAAATGTGCCTGTCATGGTGCCCCTGAAGGAGCCGGGGCAGAGCGAGGGGCATCTTGTTGTGGTCATCGGGTACGATGACAGCCGGCAGGTGATGACCTTGGCGGAGCCCGCCACGGGGCTTGCCGTCCAGGTTCCCTACCGGAGCTTCCTGAAAGTCTGGACGGGTGCCTCCGTGACCGTGACCCCGACACGGCTGTAA